The stretch of DNA CAAGTCTCCATCTACATCAATATCTAAAGTACCTTCATGTAAATCAATGATTGACTTTGCGATTGCGAGACCAAGGCCAGATCCATCGGTATGTCGTGATTCATCACCACGCTTAAACCGCTCAAATAATTCATCGATATTCTCACTTAGCTCATATTTAGAGATATTCTTAAACGTAATCTTCACTTTGTGATTTTTCTCAATGACATTAATATAAGCCCTTGAATTCTCTAAAGAGTATTTGAGTATGTTCCCAATTATATTATCAAAAACACGCCAAAGCTTCTGACCATCAACCATGGCATAAACAGGGTTATCTGGATTTGACACTCGGAATTGAACATGAGAATCTTCCATCGTTTCATTATACTCCGCTAGAGATTGCTGAAGTAGTTGGACGATGTCTACCTTGGATTTTGCTAACTCCACAGCACCGCTGGCCATTTTTGAGGCTTCAAATAAATCATCGATTAACACCTTTAAGCGCTTTGATTTGCGGTCAATAATTTCAAGGTACGATGTTCGCTCATCCTCCGTTAACTCTGGATTTTTAAGGAGTTCCGAATAAGTAATAATCGAAGTTAATGGTGTCCGTAAATCATGACTGACATTCGTAATTAACTCTGTTTTCAGTCTTTCACTTTTCGCCTGGGCTTTTTGTGATGATTTGACACCGGATTTCATTTGGTTAATATCCCCTGCAAGCTTAGCTAAAATTGATTTCCCAATGATAGGCAAATCAGGCTTAAACTCTCCATTTGCCAATGCTCCTGCATTAGATAGGATTTGATTAAAATAACCTGTTCTTTTGATTATTAAAATAAATAGAGGTATTCCAATAATTAAGACAGCTGGTATATATAAGGCTAAGAAATCCTCATCCATGAATATAAGAGCCGTTAAAATCCCAAATAAAAAGACAATTGTCAACAGGATGAAAACCTGAGTTCCTACTCGACGATTTAAGAAGGCATTACGGAAGGTATTTACCAACTTCACAAAGAAATTTCTAATACGTTTTAATACACGCCCGATAATCGTTTTTTGCCAAACTCCCTTTTCAGCTGAAATCGTTCTAAGTCTAGTGTAGAAATAGATGGCTTGCATCATTGTTAAAGCAATAAATAAAGTTAAAAATACGAGATTAATTATGATATCATCTAAATCAATATTAAAATAGTTATAGGTTGAGTTTTCAATTAATGCAATAGTAGATAGAACAAATATCCCCAGAAGTAGTAATGCAACATCGACTGGTAATTTATCATATTTTCTCTTCCATTCAGGAGGTGCTACCTGAACTATTATTTCCATCTTCTTGCCCAAGATGACACTTGCAATCAAGGCTAGTAAACCACCTAGCGTATAGATCCAAAAAACAATTCGTTGACTATCATAGCTATGATAATCCAGCATAATCGAGTTTGTGAAGGTAGCATCCTTTGAAACTCCTATTTTCCCTTCATATAGATCATTTGAGTTGGTTTGTGGCAGGTTCACTAACTCCTCATATCCGCCTATTAATGGTTCTTCATTCATTGCAAGATAACCACGTTTTTTTGTAGGATAACTCTGAATAAAATACATACTTTCATCATTGATTTCTTGATCAACAGATCTCCTATCTGTTGTTGATAGATTCGTATATATTTCACCAGTTTTTGTGTTTTTCAAATAATAAACAAATGCCTCTTGATAACTTTCATACTCCTCACGATAATTTTCTAGGTCATGGATATAGTCATCAATGTTTTCTTTTTTTTCTTTTATGATTGCATTCTTAATTTTCTCATCACTTTCAAAATCTTTTGTGACCTCATCAATTTTTTGGTCTCTTTCCTTAATATAAATATCTGCGATATCCTGATTATCATTTGCTTTAGCTTCTTCTATTCTTGATTGGTATTGTTGTTCAATATTCATAATCTGTTCAGTTAAATTACCATATTTATACCGTTCAACTTCTATTTCATCCTCTGTTACGGTAATAGCTTCTTTCATTTCTTCCTTTGATTGGTAAGTAACCTCAAATGCATGGATATATCGTGTTAAATTATCGATTTTTTTTTGAAATTGGGATGTATTAAAGTAACTTTTTTGATGATAATCATTATCATTTATTAATGCAGATAAAACACCACTTACTCCAAACGCAAATAATACGAGCCATGCGATAATCTTTAGCCTATTTTTCCATTTTGTATCCAATTCCCCATACCACCTTTAAATATCTCGGATTTTTTGGGTCGATTTCGATTTTTTCTCGAATTTTACGAATGTGGACTGCAACCGTGTTTTCCGCATTGTAGCAAGGTTCCTTCCAAACCCTTTCGTATATATCAGAAATTGAAAACACACGACCGGCATTGACCATTAGTAATTCTACAATTTTATATTCGATCGGTGTTAATTTCACCCGCTCCCCATTTACGGCAACTTCCTTTGCCTCCTGATCAATCGTAAGACCATTCAAATCAATTGTTTTGTTTTTCCGATCAAATTGACCTAATGTTACATACCTTCTAAGCTGGGATTTTACCCTTGCAATAAGTTCCAACGGATTAAATGGTTTTGTAACATAATCATCCGCACCCACTTGCAAACCTAAAATCTTATCTGTATCTTCACTTTTAGCACTTAAAATAATGATGGGAATATTCTTTTGTTCACGTATTTTAAATGTTGCAGATATCCCATCCATTCTCGGCATCATGATATCTAGTAGAATCAAATGGACTTCTTGTTCATTTAAAATTTCTAGTGCCTCAACGCCATCCTGAGCTTTAAATACGATAAGACCCTCATTCTTTAAGTAGATTTCAATCCCATCACGTATTTCTTTGTCGTCATCTACCACTAACACATGATATTGATCCATCCAGACATCCCTCCTTTCAAAGTATAACCTGATTTCATTTGGGTTGTGAATGATTCTAGTATAAGCAATATTTCTTAAGGTAATAGTAGGAGAAAAATGAAGAATTTCTTAAGATTTATATAAATGGAATTGAATGTACCACTTTTATCTTGATGAGTTATCTGTCTAACATTGTGAATTATGTACACAGAAAAGCCTTCTTTACTATTTTGGGGTTCCAAATTTAGTAAAGAAGGCTTTATACTTTTTTACTTTTCAATTAGTAAAGAGTTTTTTATAAACCTATCTAAAATAATATTACCAAACGGAATAAAAGCAACTGCAAATGCACTGACAACCCACCATAGGGACCACCTGATTTTAAAAGTTGTATATGCAATCACCAAAACATAGAGTATAAAAAAGAACCCATGTAACGAACCCACAATTCTAACAGCTTCAGGATATCCTGCTGCATATTTTAGTGGCATAGCTATACATAACAGAATAAGTAGAGAGGCACCTTCAATAAATCCGAAAAATCGAAAACGCCCAATAATTGTTTTAAGCATATTACTCCTCCATCTAATAATCTATTAAATTATTAAAAGTATTATACCATTGTATATATTATTAAGTCCTTCCCCTTTTATGCCCCTATCATAATACATAGTATATTTATGTAGTTTTTGAATATAAATGATTAACATTAGCAATCTATCAGTAAAGGATGAAGCTCTTTGTGTATGGATCTTGGAAGCCTAACATCTAAACTAAATGAGTTAACATTTTCCTTATTGTTAGTTGGTTACAAAACTTGTCCTCC from Neobacillus sp. CF12 encodes:
- a CDS encoding response regulator transcription factor, coding for MDQYHVLVVDDDKEIRDGIEIYLKNEGLIVFKAQDGVEALEILNEQEVHLILLDIMMPRMDGISATFKIREQKNIPIIILSAKSEDTDKILGLQVGADDYVTKPFNPLELIARVKSQLRRYVTLGQFDRKNKTIDLNGLTIDQEAKEVAVNGERVKLTPIEYKIVELLMVNAGRVFSISDIYERVWKEPCYNAENTVAVHIRKIREKIEIDPKNPRYLKVVWGIGYKMEK
- a CDS encoding DUF3817 domain-containing protein, which encodes MLKTIIGRFRFFGFIEGASLLILLCIAMPLKYAAGYPEAVRIVGSLHGFFFILYVLVIAYTTFKIRWSLWWVVSAFAVAFIPFGNIILDRFIKNSLLIEK
- a CDS encoding histidine kinase dimerization/phospho-acceptor domain-containing protein; its protein translation is MDTKWKNRLKIIAWLVLFAFGVSGVLSALINDNDYHQKSYFNTSQFQKKIDNLTRYIHAFEVTYQSKEEMKEAITVTEDEIEVERYKYGNLTEQIMNIEQQYQSRIEEAKANDNQDIADIYIKERDQKIDEVTKDFESDEKIKNAIIKEKKENIDDYIHDLENYREEYESYQEAFVYYLKNTKTGEIYTNLSTTDRRSVDQEINDESMYFIQSYPTKKRGYLAMNEEPLIGGYEELVNLPQTNSNDLYEGKIGVSKDATFTNSIMLDYHSYDSQRIVFWIYTLGGLLALIASVILGKKMEIIVQVAPPEWKRKYDKLPVDVALLLLGIFVLSTIALIENSTYNYFNIDLDDIIINLVFLTLFIALTMMQAIYFYTRLRTISAEKGVWQKTIIGRVLKRIRNFFVKLVNTFRNAFLNRRVGTQVFILLTIVFLFGILTALIFMDEDFLALYIPAVLIIGIPLFILIIKRTGYFNQILSNAGALANGEFKPDLPIIGKSILAKLAGDINQMKSGVKSSQKAQAKSERLKTELITNVSHDLRTPLTSIITYSELLKNPELTEDERTSYLEIIDRKSKRLKVLIDDLFEASKMASGAVELAKSKVDIVQLLQQSLAEYNETMEDSHVQFRVSNPDNPVYAMVDGQKLWRVFDNIIGNILKYSLENSRAYINVIEKNHKVKITFKNISKYELSENIDELFERFKRGDESRHTDGSGLGLAIAKSIIDLHEGTLDIDVDGDLFKVTVILDILENG